From a region of the Capricornis sumatraensis isolate serow.1 chromosome 22, serow.2, whole genome shotgun sequence genome:
- the STMND1 gene encoding stathmin domain-containing protein 1 encodes MGCGPSQPDEERRRVPAPRKGWEEGFKADVGVAHAGENYRPQIETSLPKDTMGSPGDLDKQAQLGSLPGTIPESFPSPSERNRRLNSDLVINGLIHKPQPLENRERQTSSDILEELIVQGIIQSHSKVFRNGESYDVMVSTTEKPLRKPPARLKKLKIKKEGEDFMMKDIEEKMQAVEARRKTKEEEIRKRLQSDRLPAPAHHSDSAEPVGEEVPFAKGLETVSCAEFEPSDLQEGKLLKRKKSKSESTSDDRNNSYENIGVVESDMSYNQADDVF; translated from the exons ATGGGCTGCGGACCTTCCCAACCCGATGAAGAAAGGAGACGCGTGCCCGCGCCCAGGAAGGGCTGGGAAGAGGGATTCAAg GCTGATGTCGGTGTGGCTCATGCTGGGGAGAATTACAGACCCCAGATTGAAACTTCACTGCCCAAGGACACTATGGGCAGCCCCGGAGACCTGGACAAGCAGGCCCAGTTGGGAAGCTTACCTGGAACTATTCCAGAAAGTTTCCCATCTCCtagtgaaagaaacagaagactaaATTCAG ACCTAGTGATCAATGGATTAATCCATAAACCCCAACCCTTAGAGAATCGAGAGCGACAAACGTCATCAGACATTCTGGAGGAGTTAATCGTTCAAGGAATAATACAGAGCCACAGCAAAGTATTTAGAAATGGAGAATCATACGATGTCATG GTAAGCACGACCGAGAAGCCACTGAGAAAGCCACCAGCCAGGCTGAAAAAACTTAAGAtcaagaaggaaggagaagattTCATGATGAAGGACATAGAAGAGAAGATGCAGGCGGTGGAGGCGCGTAGGAAG actaaagaagaagaaataagaaaaaggctACAGAGTGACCGACTTCCGGCCCCAGCCCATCATTCAGATTCAGCTGAACCAGTTGGGGAGGAGGTTCCGTTTGCAAAAGGACTCGAAACCGTGAGTTGTGCCGAATTTGAACCATCTGACCTGCAGGAAGGAAAACTgctgaaaaggaagaagagtaaaagtgaaagtacCTCTGATGATAGAAACAACAGTTACGAAAATATCGGGGTTGTGGAGTCAGACATGTCCTACAATCAAGCGGACGACGTATTCTGA